One window of Nocardioides dongkuii genomic DNA carries:
- a CDS encoding FAD binding domain-containing protein translates to MKPAPFAYHRPASLDEALTTLAGDPHAKVLAGGQSLVPLLSMRLAQPSALVDLAGIPGLDGIEVDEHGVRVGALARHSAVLASADVRRVQPLVGLALAHVAHATIRNRGTTVGSVVHADAAAEMPAVLALLGGSVEAASVRGTRTIAADELYLGPLESSLAPDEIATSAWFPALPPGAGVAFEEVARRQGDYALAGVAAVADDAGVRAGYLSVCEVPTVVDLTDVPAGGRGDAALARLDPAEDIHATAAYRSQLVRVLTERVVESALVSRRDRAGEGR, encoded by the coding sequence GTGAAGCCCGCACCCTTCGCGTACCACCGGCCGGCGTCCCTCGACGAGGCGCTGACGACGCTGGCGGGGGACCCGCACGCGAAGGTGCTGGCGGGCGGACAGAGCCTGGTGCCGCTGCTGTCGATGCGGCTGGCGCAGCCCAGCGCGCTGGTCGACCTGGCGGGGATCCCCGGGCTCGACGGCATCGAGGTGGACGAGCACGGGGTGCGGGTCGGGGCGCTGGCCCGGCACAGCGCCGTCCTCGCCTCGGCCGACGTACGCCGGGTGCAGCCGCTCGTCGGCCTGGCGCTGGCCCACGTCGCGCACGCGACGATCCGCAACCGCGGGACGACGGTCGGGTCGGTCGTCCACGCCGACGCGGCCGCGGAGATGCCGGCGGTGCTGGCGCTCCTCGGTGGATCGGTCGAGGCGGCGTCGGTGCGCGGCACCCGCACGATCGCGGCCGATGAGCTCTACCTCGGTCCGCTCGAGTCCTCGCTCGCGCCCGACGAGATCGCGACCTCGGCGTGGTTCCCCGCGCTGCCCCCGGGCGCGGGCGTCGCCTTCGAGGAGGTCGCCCGACGGCAGGGGGACTACGCCCTGGCCGGGGTCGCGGCGGTCGCCGACGACGCGGGGGTCCGGGCGGGCTACCTCTCGGTCTGCGAGGTGCCGACCGTCGTCGACCTCACCGACGTGCCGGCCGGCGGGCGCGGCGACGCGGCGCTGGCCCGGCTCGACCCCGCCGAGGACATCCACGCGACCGCGGCGTACCGCAGCCAGCTGGTCCGGGTGCTCACCGAGCGGGTCGTCGAGTCGGCGCTCGTGTCCCGGCGGGACCGGGCGGGGGAGGGCCGGTGA
- a CDS encoding PucR family transcriptional regulator codes for MLIGTDRGDSGGRAIEALARVDALHTGLTQIALEGGDLRDIAAEVARVLEVGVLVTSTDGRERASALPEALRGRLRGQGLLDPTGRVRVERIGTRGVLVGDGEVRTLRVAAAGTDLARLVCVRPDAPISPDDVHALERAAAVAALVITRHQAVAAVEHKYQGDFLRDVFLRRAGDEEYVTEHADTFGWDLLRPAVVVVAEIDPLAADEPPVARAVRRQWQDRFAAAWRQVGHGIDPGIACADFSSEVVALLPVAEGEEPVAGGDVVRRVVTAVAGDKGGGRRPFSVGVSRVAAGLDALPDAYAQARRAVEVGRRVHGGGSTTFFDQLGLHRLIALIPDDRELAAFTRDVLGPLATQTPEAAGLRETLQVLLDTNFNVAEAARLQFFHYNTMRYRVAKLERLLGPLSSDPHLRLDVAVALRVLEIGG; via the coding sequence ATGTTGATAGGCACCGATCGCGGTGACAGTGGTGGCCGCGCGATCGAGGCGCTGGCCCGGGTCGACGCCCTGCACACGGGGCTGACCCAGATCGCGCTCGAGGGCGGCGACCTCCGCGACATCGCCGCCGAGGTCGCCCGGGTGCTCGAGGTCGGCGTGCTGGTCACCTCCACCGACGGCCGGGAGCGCGCGTCCGCGCTCCCCGAGGCGCTCCGCGGCCGGCTCCGCGGGCAGGGCCTCCTCGACCCCACCGGCCGGGTCCGGGTGGAGCGGATCGGCACCCGGGGCGTCCTCGTCGGCGACGGGGAGGTGCGCACGCTGCGGGTCGCGGCCGCCGGCACCGACCTGGCCCGGCTCGTCTGCGTGCGGCCGGACGCGCCGATCTCGCCCGACGACGTGCACGCCCTCGAGCGCGCGGCCGCCGTCGCGGCGCTGGTGATCACCCGGCACCAGGCGGTGGCCGCCGTCGAGCACAAGTACCAGGGCGACTTCCTCCGCGACGTCTTCCTGCGTCGCGCCGGCGACGAGGAGTACGTCACCGAGCACGCCGACACCTTCGGCTGGGACCTGCTCCGCCCCGCCGTCGTGGTGGTCGCCGAGATCGACCCGCTCGCCGCCGACGAGCCGCCGGTGGCGCGCGCCGTACGCCGCCAGTGGCAGGACCGGTTCGCCGCCGCCTGGCGGCAGGTCGGGCACGGGATCGACCCGGGCATCGCGTGCGCCGACTTCTCCTCCGAGGTGGTCGCGCTGCTCCCGGTGGCGGAAGGCGAGGAGCCGGTCGCCGGCGGGGACGTCGTACGCCGCGTGGTGACGGCCGTGGCCGGCGACAAGGGCGGCGGGCGGCGGCCGTTCTCGGTCGGCGTGAGCCGGGTCGCCGCGGGGCTGGACGCGCTCCCAGACGCCTACGCCCAGGCGCGGCGGGCCGTCGAGGTCGGCCGCCGGGTCCACGGCGGCGGGTCGACGACGTTCTTCGACCAGCTCGGGCTGCACCGGCTGATCGCGCTGATCCCCGACGACCGCGAGCTCGCGGCGTTCACCCGCGACGTCCTCGGCCCGCTCGCGACGCAGACCCCGGAGGCCGCCGGGCTGCGGGAGACCCTGCAGGTGCTGCTGGACACCAACTTCAACGTGGCCGAGGCCGCCCGCCTGCAGTTCTTCCACTACAACACGATGCGCTACCGGGTCGCCAAGCTCGAGCGGCTGCTCGGCCCGCTCTCCTCCGACCCGCACCTGCGGCTCGACGTCGCGGTGGCCCTGCGGGTGCTCGAGATCGGGGGCTAG
- a CDS encoding uracil-xanthine permease family protein, with translation MSMFKWDVVDPAPGVAVAPNQRLSWGKTVGLGGQHVIAMFGATFVFPILMGLNANLAIMMSGIATICFLLIVAGKVPSYLGTSASFVGGAAAIYAQGGGPADVTGAILVAGVVLALVGVLIHVAGAGAVNAVLPPVVTGAVVMLIGFNLAPVAVTTYMPADPWVAIITMTAVILMAVGFRGFLGRIAIVLGLVVGYVVSWLADLLFGKTSLPTASSADPGPHLRVDWTAVKEADWFGFPSKTAEGLVGNQTEAGNLAAVGWHLPSFSLTFTLLVLPAVIALVAENVGHVKAVAEMTGSDLDPVMGRAVAADGVGTVIATSVGGSPTTTYAENIGVMAATRVYSTAAYFVAAFVAILLGLVPKFGEVVNQTPPAVLGGITLVLYGMIGLLGAKIWKENGVDFANPVNLVPISAGIILGIVPASTLKITDDFSLTGIALGTVVCVVGYHLARLVAPRRDDEGTMIAVGHTGAHAEDHAAPHRGRGHAAPYDEETTGEHRGVRDE, from the coding sequence ATGTCGATGTTCAAGTGGGACGTGGTGGACCCGGCCCCCGGAGTGGCCGTCGCGCCGAACCAGCGGCTCTCCTGGGGCAAGACCGTGGGCCTCGGCGGGCAGCACGTGATCGCGATGTTCGGGGCGACGTTCGTCTTCCCGATCCTCATGGGGCTGAACGCGAACCTCGCCATCATGATGAGCGGCATCGCGACGATCTGCTTCCTGCTGATCGTCGCCGGCAAGGTCCCCAGCTACCTCGGCACGTCGGCCTCGTTCGTCGGCGGGGCCGCGGCCATCTACGCCCAGGGAGGCGGGCCGGCGGACGTGACCGGGGCGATCCTGGTCGCGGGTGTCGTGCTCGCGCTCGTCGGCGTGCTCATCCACGTCGCCGGCGCCGGGGCCGTCAACGCGGTGCTCCCGCCCGTGGTCACCGGCGCGGTCGTCATGCTGATCGGCTTCAACCTCGCACCGGTGGCCGTCACCACCTACATGCCTGCGGACCCGTGGGTCGCGATCATCACCATGACCGCGGTCATCCTGATGGCCGTCGGCTTCCGGGGGTTCCTCGGCCGGATCGCCATCGTGCTCGGTCTCGTGGTCGGCTACGTCGTCTCCTGGCTCGCCGACCTCCTGTTCGGCAAGACCTCGCTCCCGACCGCGTCGTCGGCGGACCCCGGCCCGCACCTGCGGGTCGACTGGACCGCGGTCAAGGAGGCCGACTGGTTCGGCTTCCCCTCCAAGACCGCCGAGGGACTCGTCGGCAACCAGACCGAGGCCGGCAACCTCGCCGCCGTCGGCTGGCACCTGCCCAGCTTCTCGCTCACGTTCACGCTGCTCGTCCTCCCGGCGGTCATCGCGCTGGTCGCCGAGAACGTCGGCCACGTCAAGGCGGTCGCCGAGATGACCGGGTCCGACCTGGACCCGGTGATGGGGCGCGCGGTCGCCGCCGACGGGGTGGGCACCGTCATCGCCACGTCGGTCGGTGGCTCGCCCACCACGACGTACGCGGAGAACATCGGGGTGATGGCGGCGACCCGGGTGTACAGCACCGCGGCCTACTTCGTCGCCGCCTTCGTCGCGATCCTCCTCGGCCTGGTGCCCAAGTTCGGGGAGGTCGTCAACCAGACCCCTCCCGCCGTGCTCGGCGGCATCACCCTCGTGCTCTACGGGATGATCGGCCTGCTCGGGGCGAAGATCTGGAAGGAGAACGGGGTCGACTTCGCGAACCCCGTCAACCTCGTCCCGATCTCCGCGGGCATCATCTTGGGCATCGTCCCGGCGAGCACGCTGAAGATCACCGACGACTTCTCGCTCACCGGCATCGCGCTCGGCACCGTCGTCTGCGTCGTCGGCTACCACCTCGCCCGCCTGGTCGCACCCCGGCGTGACGACGAGGGCACGATGATCGCCGTCGGTCACACCGGGGCGCACGCCGAGGACCACGCGGCGCCGCACCGGGGGCGCGGACACGCCGCGCCGTACGACGAGGAGACCACCGGGGAGCATCGCGGGGTCCGGGACGAGTGA